In Epinephelus lanceolatus isolate andai-2023 chromosome 16, ASM4190304v1, whole genome shotgun sequence, one DNA window encodes the following:
- the LOC117263031 gene encoding major histocompatibility complex class I-related protein 1-like gives MKKILLLFLFCRVSFPVKHSMKVFFTASSGVQESHNFPEVVSVMLIDDVEVAYCDSRIKTALPKQDWMEKLRDGDPKFWKWYTGECTVHQQVFRDEFISLKKRLNHTGSIHILQKMFGCEQDEETGDISGFHQYGYNGEDFLVFHLDTQTWIAPTPQSVMTKHMWDRDRARNDFWKIVFHHACIDCLNKLLDYGRSSVMRTDLPSVSLLQKSPSSPVSCHATGFYPNRAMMFWRKDGEEIHEDVDHGEILPNHDGSFQMSSDLDVSSVPPEDWRRYDCVFHLSGVMEDIFTKMDEAVIRTNWVSPSQFPAGPVIGVVVGLVLLTLCITGLFIWRNNNHGFRPANSSDSSSSQTTSVTDAALD, from the exons ATGAAAAAAATACTATTGTTGTTTCTCTTCTGTCGTGTTTCATTTCCAG TGAAGCACTCTATGAAGGTTTTCTTCACTGCATCCTCTGGAGTCCAAGAGTCTCACAACTTCCCAGAGGTTGTGTCTGTTATGCTGATTGATGATGTTGAGGTGGCTTACTGTGACAGCAGAATCAAGACAGCATTACCCAAACAGGACTGGATGGAAAAATTAAGAGACGGGGATCCTAAGTTCTGGAAGTGGTACACAGGGGAGTGTACGGTGCACCAGCAGGTCTTCAGAGACGAATTTATCAGTTTGAAGAAACGCTTAAACCACACTGGAA GTATCcacattttacagaaaatgtTTGGCTGTGAACAGGATGAGGAGACTGGAGATATCAGCGGTTTTCATCAATATGGTTACAATGGAGAGGACTTCCTTGTATTTCATctggacacacaaacatggaTTGCCCCAACACCTCAGTCTGTCATGACCAAACACATgtgggacagagacagagccagAAATGACTTTTGGAAGATCGTTTTTCACCATGCTTGTATTGATTGCCTGAACAAGCTTTTGGACTATGGGAGGAGCTCTGTGATGAGAACAG ACCTTCCCTCAGTGTCTCTCCTCCAGaagtctccctcctctccagtcAGCTGCCACGCTACAGGTTTCTACCCAAACAGAGCCATGATGTTctggaggaaagatggagaggagaTTCATGAGGACGTGGATCATGGAGAGATCCTCCCCAACCATGATGGATCCTTCCAGATGAGCAGTGACCTGGACGTGTCATCAGTCCCACCTGAAGACTGGAGGAGGTACGACTGTGTGTTTCATCTCTCTGGTGTGATGGAGGACATCTTCACTAAAATGGACGAAGCAGTGATCAGGACCAACTGGG TTTCTCCCTCACAGTTTCCTGCTGGCCCTGTCATTGGAGTTGTTGTAGGACTAGTGCTGTTGACACTCTGCATCACTGGACTCTTCATCTGGAGAAACAACAATCATG GTTTCAGGCCTGCAAACT CTTCAGACTCTTCTTCCTCTCAAACCACTTCAGTCACAGACGCAGCTCTTGATTGA
- the LOC117263857 gene encoding major histocompatibility complex class I-related protein 1-like isoform X1 — protein sequence MKSFLLLLFCHFSSPVKHSMKVFFTASSGVQESHNFPEVVAVMLVDDVVVGYCDSRIKTALPKQDWMEKLRDGDPKFWKWYTGECTVHQQVFRDDFLSLKKHLNHTGNLPSVSLLQKSPSSPVSCHATGFYPDSAMMFWRKDGEEIHENVDHGEILPNHDGSFQMSSDLNLSSVPPEDWRRYDCVFHLSGVKDDIVTKLGRAVIRTNREKASDMTIPITAAVTVLAVILMSAIGVIVYRKRRAECPPCPLDESSELSEKLNPET from the exons ATGAAGTCATTTTTGTTGCTCCTATTCTGCCATTTTTCATCTCCAG TGAAGCACTCTATGAAGGTTTTCTTCACTGCATCCTCTGGAGTCCAAGAGTCCCACAACTTCCCAGAGGTTGTGGCTGTTATGCTGGTTGATGACGTTGTGGTGGGTTACTGTGACAGCAGAATCAAGACAGCATTACCCAAACAGGACTGGATGGAAAAATTAAGAGACGGGGATCCTAAGTTCTGGAAGTGGTACACAGGGGAGTGTACGGTGCACCAGCAGGTCTTCAGAGACGATTTTCTCAGTTTGAAGAAACACTTAAACCACACCGGAA ACCTTCCCTCAGTGTCTCTCCTCCAGaagtctccctcctctccagtcAGCTGCCACGCTACAGGTTTCTACCCTGACAGCGCCATGATGTTctggaggaaagatggagaggagaTTCATGAGAACGTGGACCACGGAGAGATCCTCCCCAACCACGATGGATCCTTCCAGATGAGCAGTGACCTGAACCTTTCATCAGTCCCACCTGAAGACTGGAGGAGGTACGACTGTGTGTTTCATCTCTCTGGTGTGAAGGACGACATCGTCACCAAACTGGGCAGAGCAGTTATCAGGACCAACAGGG AGAAGGCTTCTGACATGACCATTCCCATCACTGCTGCAGTGACTGTTCTTGCTGTCATCCTCATGTCTGCCATTGGAGTCATTGTTTACAGAAAGAGGAGAG CTGAATGCCCCCCATGTC CTCTTGATGAGAGCTCTGAGCTCTCTGAGAAACTCAATCCagaaacatga
- the LOC117263857 gene encoding major histocompatibility complex class I-related protein 1-like isoform X2 — protein sequence MWDRDRARNDLWKNFIHRVCIDCLNKLLDYGRSSVMRTDLPSVSLLQKSPSSPVSCHATGFYPDSAMMFWRKDGEEIHENVDHGEILPNHDGSFQMSSDLNLSSVPPEDWRRYDCVFHLSGVKDDIVTKLGRAVIRTNREKASDMTIPITAAVTVLAVILMSAIGVIVYRKRRAECPPCPLDESSELSEKLNPET from the exons ATgtgggacagagacagagccagAAATGACCTTTGGAAGAACTTTATTCACCGTGTTTGTATTGATTGCCTGAACAAGCTTTTGGACTATGGGAGGAGCTCTGTGATGAGAACAG ACCTTCCCTCAGTGTCTCTCCTCCAGaagtctccctcctctccagtcAGCTGCCACGCTACAGGTTTCTACCCTGACAGCGCCATGATGTTctggaggaaagatggagaggagaTTCATGAGAACGTGGACCACGGAGAGATCCTCCCCAACCACGATGGATCCTTCCAGATGAGCAGTGACCTGAACCTTTCATCAGTCCCACCTGAAGACTGGAGGAGGTACGACTGTGTGTTTCATCTCTCTGGTGTGAAGGACGACATCGTCACCAAACTGGGCAGAGCAGTTATCAGGACCAACAGGG AGAAGGCTTCTGACATGACCATTCCCATCACTGCTGCAGTGACTGTTCTTGCTGTCATCCTCATGTCTGCCATTGGAGTCATTGTTTACAGAAAGAGGAGAG CTGAATGCCCCCCATGTC CTCTTGATGAGAGCTCTGAGCTCTCTGAGAAACTCAATCCagaaacatga